Within Eggerthella timonensis, the genomic segment ATAAACATCGCATCTAGCATCGTTATGCGAAAAATAACGTTCGAATTGAAGATCGCCCCTTCTAGGCCTGTTAGAACCCTTCACAAGTGATGGATTTTATTGGTATCAAGAAGCAGGTATGGTAAAATTTGCAGGTTGGCGCGAATCGGCGCTGCACTCACACATCGCACTACAAAAGGAGCATGTCAGTGGCAAACAAACCTGACCATTACGACGGTTCTGACATTCAGGTCCTCGAGGGCCTGGAAGCGGTCCGCAAGCGTCCGGGCATGTATATCGGCTCGACGGGCCCGCGCGGTTTGCATCACCTGGTGTACGAGGTCGTCGACAACGGCGTCGACGAGGCCCTCGCCGGTTTCTGCGACGAGATCAAGGTGTGGATTCACGCGGACAACTCGATCACGGTCGACGACAACGGGCGCGGCATCCCCATCGACAAGCACCCGAAAGAGAAGATCCCCACCGTCGAGGTGGTGCTCACCATCCTCCACGCCGGCGGCAAGTTCGGCGGCGAGGGCTACAAGGTGTCCGGCGGCCTGCACGGCGTGGGCGTTTCCGTCGTGAACGCGTTGTCCTCGCACGTCGAGGTCAAGGTGCGCAAGGAAGGCAAGGAGTACTTCATCGCCTTCGATCGCGGAAAGACTTCCGAGAAGCTGCGCGAGCTGGGGCCCACGAAGCGGGGCAACGGCACGACGGTGTCCTTCTGGCCCGACCCTGAGATCTTCACCGAGACGACCGTCTTCGACTACGACACCCTGGCGAACCGTTTCCGCGAGATGGCGTTCCTCAACAAGGGGCTCAAGATCGTGCTGTACGACGAGCGCGTCACCGACGCCGACGGCAACCCGCGCACCGAGGTGTTCCAGTACGCCGGCGGCATCGTCGACTTCGTGAAGTTCCTCAACGAGGGCAAGGAAACGCTCAACAAGCCCATCTACTTCGAAGCCGAGAACGACGATGGCACGGTCGAGGTGGCCATGCAGTGGTCCACCTCGTACTCCACGAACTCCGTCATGGCGTTCGCGAACAACATCAACACGCACGAGGGCGGCACGCACCTCGACGGCTTCAAGCAGGCCGTCACGCGCACCATCAACGAGTACGCCCGCGCCAAGGGCATCCTCAAGGAGAAGGATTCCAACCTCTCCGGCGACGATACGCGCGAGGGCTGCGCGGCCATCGTGTCCGTGAAGCTGCACGACCCGCAGTTCGAGGGCCAGACGAAGACGAAGCTCGGCAACACCGAGATCCGCCCGCTCGTGCAGAACGCCGTGACCCAGGGCCTCGCCGAGTACCTCGAGGAGAACCCGACCCCGGCCAAGCGCATCATCGGCAAGGCGACCCAGGCCCTCAAGGCCCGCGAAGCCGCCCGCAAGGCGCGCGAGATGACGCGCCGCAAGGGCGTGCTCGACTCGTTCGCGCTGCCCGGCAAGCTGGCGGACTGCTCGTCCAAGACCCCGGAGAACTCCGAAATCTTCATCGTAGAGGGCGATTCCGCAGGCGGCTCGGCCAAGCAGGCCCGCGACCGCAAGACGCAGGCCATCCTGCCCTTGCGCGGCAAGATCCTCAACGTGGAGCGCGCCGGTTTGCATCGCTCGCTGTCGTCGGACACCATCAGCTCGCTGATCACGGCTATCGGCACGAACATCGGCGACGACTTCGACGCCGACCAGTCGCGCTACCACCGCATCATCATCATGACCGACGCCGACGTCGACGGCGCGCACATCCGCATCCTGCTGCTGACGTTCTTCTACCGTTACATGCCGGAGCTCATCAACCGCGGCTACATCTACATCGCGCAGCCGCCCATCTTCGGCCTCAAGAAGAAGAACTCGCGCTCGCCGAAGATCGAACGCTACATCTACGACGAGAGCGCGCTGAGCTCGGTGCTGGCCGAGTACGACGACCCGAACAAGTTCGACGTGCAGCGCTACAAGGGCCTCGGCGAGATGGACCCGGACCAGCTGTGGGAGACCACGATGGAGCCGGCTACCCGCACGCTGTTGCAGGTGAGCATCGACGACGCCGCCGAAGCCGAGCGCGTGGTGAGCGACCTCATGGGCGACCAGGTGGAGCCGCGCAAGGAGTTCATCCAGAAGCACGCGCGCGACGTCCGATTCCTGGACATTTAAGGAGAAGCTAAGTGGCAGACAACAACGATTCTTTCGACGAGTTTTTGAATCGCGCCGAAGAGGACTACGACGCGGGCGATATCGAAGCGGCCGAGCAGTCCGATGAAGACGACGTCCTCGACGACGTTGAGGACGACGGGGACGAGTCGCGTCCCGGCGCGTTCGTGTCCGAGGAGAACAAGGCGCGTTCGCTGATCGACATGTCGAAGATTGCGAACCCCCACGGCTCCATCGTCGAGGGCGCCAACGGCGGCGAGGGCACGATCGTGCGCTCGGCCTACCTCGGCAAGGAGATGCAGACGTCGTTCCTGGAATACGCCATGAGCGTTATCGTCTCGCGCGCCCTGCCGGACGTGCGCGACGGCCTCAAGCCGGTCCATCGCCGCATCCTGTACGCCATGAACGAGTCGGGTTACACGCCGAACCGTCCGCACATGAAATCGGCCCGTACGGTCGGCGACGTCATCGGCAAGTACCACCCGCACGGCGACTCCGCCGTGTACGACACGATGGTGCGCTTGGCCCAGCCGTTCTCGATGCGCGTGCCGCTGGTGGACGGCCACGGCAACTTCGGCTCCATCGACGGCGACGGCGCGGCCGCCATGCGTTACACCGAGTCGCGTCTCGACAAGGTGGCCATGGAGCTGTTGCGCGACCTTGAAAAAGAGACGGTCGACTTCCAGCCGAACTACGACGAGAGCCTCGAGGAGCCCACGGTTCTTCCCGCGCGCTTCCCGAACCTGCTGGTGAACGGCTCGCAGGGCATCGCCGTCGGCATGGCGACGAACATCCCGCCGCACAACCTGGGCGAGACGATCGACGCCACGTGCCTCATGCTGGACGACCCCGACATCACCACCGAAGAGCTTATGAAGGCGCTGCCCGGACCGGACTTCCCCACCGGCGGCATCATCATGGGCAAGAAGGGCATCCGCGACGCGTACGAGACGGGCCGCGGCTCGCTGACCGTGCGCGCGAAGTGCAAGGTGGAGGAAGGCAAGAACGGCCGCAGCTCCATCGTGGTCACCGAGATTCCCTACCAGGTGAACCGCCAGCGCCTGCTGGAGAAGCTGGGCGAGCTCGTCCGCGAGAAGAAGCTGCCCGAGATCAGCAACATCCACGACGGCGCCGACCGCCACGGCATCGACATCATCATCGACCTCAAGAAGGACGCCATCCCCCAGGTGGTGCTCAACAAGCTGTACAAGCACACGCAGCTGCAGGTGGGCTTCGGCGTGATCATGCTGTCGCTCGTCGACGGCGCGCCGCGCGTGCTGTCGCTCAAGGAGATGCTGCACTACTACATCGCGCACCAGGAGGAGGTCATCGTCCGTCGTACGCGTTACGAGCTGGCGAAGGCCGAAGAGCGCGCGCATATCCTCGAAGGCTTGATCATCGCGCTCGACAACATCGATGAGATCATCCACATCATCCGCTCGTCGCAGACCGACAAGGAAGCCGCCGAGCGCATGACCGAGCGCTTCGCCTTGACGGACAAGCAGACCGCCGCCATCCTCGAGATGCGCCTGCGCCGCCTCACCGGCTTGGAGCATCAGAAGATCGAAGACGAGTTGAAAGAGCTGCTGGAGAAGATCGCCTACTACAAGCGCGTGCTCTCCGATGACAAGCTCGTGCACGAGATCATCAAGGAAGAGCTGCTCGAGGTGAAGAAGAAGTTCGGCAGCCCGCGCCGCACGCTGCTGTCCGAGGCGGCGAAGGACCTCGACGTCGAGGACCTCATCGCCGAGGAGAGCATGGTCGTCACGATGACGAAGGCCGGCTACGTGAAGCGCCTGCCCGTGGCCACCTACCGCCAGCAGAAGCGCGGCGGCAAGGGCATGCAGGGCGTGAACCTCAAGGACAACGACTACGTGGAGCACCTGTTCGTGGCATCCACGCACTCCTACATGCTGTTCTTCTCCACGAAGGGCAAGGTGTATCGCCTGAAGGTGTACGAGCTTCCCGAGGCGTCGCGCCATGCGCGCGGCACGGCCATCGTGAACCTGCTGCCGCTTGAGAAGGGCGAGACGATCTCGGCCGTCATCGCGACGAAGGACTTCCCGTCCGACGAGTACCTCATGTTCGCCACCGAGCACGGCATGGTGAAGAAGACGTCGATGGACCTGTACGACCGCACCCGCCGCGACGGCCTCATCGCCATCAGCCTCAAGGACAACGACCGCCTCATCTCGGTGAAGCGCGTCGCCCAGGGCGAGAAGGTGCTCATGGTGTCGTCGGCCGGCAAGGCCATCATGTGGGACGAAGGCGAAGTGCGCGCGATGGGTCGCGACACGATGGGCGTGCGCGGCATGAACGTGCCGCCGATCGCCAAGGTGCTGGGCATGGAGATCGCGCAGCCCGACACCGACCTGTTCGTCATCACCGAGAAGGGTTACGGCAAGCGCACCCCCATCGCCGAGTACCCCGAGCACCATCGCGGCGGCCAGGGCGTGTTCACCATCACGATGACTGAGAAGAAGGGCCTGCTGGCCGTCATGAAGATCGTCGGCGAAGACGACGAGATCATGATCATGTCCGAAGAGGGTGTGTGCGTACGCACCCCGGTGTCGGGCATCTCCGAGCTCGGGCGCTCCACGCAGGGCGTGTGCGTGATGAAGACGGCCGACAAGGACCGTGTGACCGCGGTGGCCATTTCGAGCCGCGGCAAGAAGAAGAAAGCCTCCGGCGCGCAAGTCGAAGGTGAGGAGCTCGACGAGAGCGCGATCGACGAGCTTGAAGACGGCGGCGAAGTCGGGGCTGCCGAGATCGAAGCGGTCGAGGCGAGCGAGCCGACCGAAGAGTAACGAGCACCACGAAAAGGGCCCCGCATTGCGGGGCCCTTGCTTCGCCCTCCCCGAGTGTTTCACGTGAAACGTTTCGTGCTGCCACCCCTCCCGCCGATTCGAGCGGCGATGGAGGAGCCGCTTACGCAAACCGCCGCCGAAGCGCGCGGCAAGGGCGAAGTCGGGGCCTCTATGCGGCACCAGCCTGAGGCGTCGCTGCTCGATAGCCGAACGGGACCCTTCGCTCTGCATCGCTCTGCGCGCTCACCGCGTTCCCACTGGCACATGTTTCACGTGAAACATTTCTCTCCCTAAACGCTCATGAATGCAAATCCCATGAAGGGATCGCAAGCCCCCTGGCAGGTTGTTGACGTGCCGTATACTGCACGCCTTGTGACTGTTGCCGAAGCGAAAGGGGGACGGAAACCCATGCATCGATTCACCGCAGCGCGCGCTGCGCTCCGGAAACGCGCTCAGCGCTCGCCTGCGGACAAAACCCTGGCGAGCGATGTGTTCGTGCTGTCCGTTCCGCTGTTCGTGGAACTGTTCATGCAAATTATGATCGGGAACATCAACCAATTCATGCTCGCACCGCTCGGCACCGAACCTGCCGCCGCCGTGGGCAACGCGTTGCAGATCCTCAACATCGTGACCATCGCGCTGTCAGCTATGGGAACGGCTTCCACCGTGCTCGTGACGCGCGTGCTGGGGAAATCGTCGGCGACGAGCAAGGTGTCGGAAATTGCGACGGTGGCGCTCGTGGTGAATATCGGCCTCGCAGCCGTCATGACGGCGGTGCTGTTCCTTTTCTGGCCGCAATTCTTCTCATGGCTGCACATCGACGGCTCCATTACGGGGATGGCCTCGTCGTTTTTGCTGATCGTCGGTTCGACCACGGTCGTCCAGGGAGCGTTCTTCGCCTTCACGGCTCTGCTGCGCAGTTATGCGCGCGGCGGCGACGTCATGCGTGCGAGCCTTGTCATGAACGCGGTTAACATCGCGGCCAGCGCCGCGCTCATCGGCGGCGTGGGCTTCGTGCCGGCGCTGGGGGTGGAAGGCGCGGCGGTCGCGAACGTGGTGGCGCGCGTCGTCGGCCTCGCGGTGGCTTGCCGTCTCGTGCTGCGGCATACCGAGGTGCGCATGCGCCTGCGATACCTGCGTCCGTTCCCGTGGAGCACGTTGCGGCGCATGCTGGGCGTAGGGATCCCCTCCTCGGGCGAGCAGATGAACTACGATCTTGCGCAGATCGTCATCCTGTCGTTTATCAACGTCCTGGGCACGACGGTGGTCACGGTGAAGGTGTACTGCTCGATGATCGCGGGTATCGCCTACCTTTACTCCATCGCGCTGTCGCAGGCGACGCAGATCGTGTTGGGGTACCTGTTCGGCGCGGGGAAATTCGACGCCGTGGCGCGGCGCGTGTGGGTCGCCGATCTCATCGCCGTCGCGCTCACCACCTGCGTATCTACGTTGATCTGGGTGAACGCCGATGCGGTATTCGGCTTGTTCACCGCCGATCCCACCGTGCACGAGTTGGGGCGGCAGGTGCTGCTCGTCGAGATATTCCTCGGCATCGGCCGCGCGCTCAACATCGTCATGGTGAAGGCGCTCATCGCAGTGGGCGATGTGAAGACCCCGGTCACGGTGAACGTCATCTCGTCGTGGATATTCGCCGTGGGCGGCGGCTACGTGCTGGGAATCGGGCTGGGCTGGGGCATCGTTGGCATGTGGATAGCCATGTGCGTGGACGAATGGCTGCGCGGCGGGTTCCTTGTGGCGACGTTCGCCCGCGGAGGATGGCGCCGTCGAGCGCTGGAGCGGCAGCAGTCGCCGGGTAAGGCGGCGGAGTCGTCGGATGCTCCCCAAGAGGCGCCCAACCCCGCGCCCGCGGTGTCCTACGTGAAGCCGTCGATGTTCGTGCTGAAGAAACCGGGCGCGCCGGGCCGTCCCAAGGAGCCGGGAGCCATCAGCTTGACGGCGATCATGGGATTGCTGCTGGCCGACAACGGCGGGCTGTCGCACGGCATCGTGCAAGCGGTCACCGACGCTCTGATGGCGTTATGGCAGGTGAAATAAAAGGATCGGCCGATCGATCAGCCTTCGAAATCCTCCGGGGCCAGCTCTTCCAGGAACTTCTTGAACTCCGACAGCTCGGCTTCGGTCGCGGCGGCAGGCTCCTCCCGCCTCAGCACGTAGGGGAACGATGCGCGTTCGAGCACGTCTTCCTCGATGTAGATGGGGGCTTTCTGCCGCACGGCCAGCGCCATTGCATCGCTCGGCCGCGCATCGAGGTCGATGAGCCGATCATGTTGGCGCAGGGTGAGGCGCGCGAAGAAGGTCGAGCCCTGCACGTCGTTGATCACCACGTGGTCGACCTGTGCGTCGAGGTTCGTGAGCGCATCGAGGAACAGATCGTGCGTCATCGGCCGCGAGAAGCGGGCTTTTTCCAGGGCTATGCCCATCTGCGTGGCCTCGTTCACGCCCACCCAGATGGGCACGATGCGCGACTTCCCTTCTTGGACGATCTCCTCGACGGGCTGCAGCACGACGATGGAGGGCGACGGAGCCGTTGACACGATCAGCGTTTGGATGGTAACGGGAATCATCGATGCTCCTCCTCGGGCTTTTGCACGCTGCGCCGATGCGGCGCGTGTTCCGATTATAGCGCTTTGGCCCGATCGGCGATCGCATTGCCGTGGCGATTCGGTGTCAAGATGCGGACGGCAGCCCGAATCAGGCGCGGCCCTTCAACAACTGCTCCATGCGCTGGTACGAAGGAGGCTTCGAGCCTTTCAGCGTGATGAGGCAGATGGGGATCGCCTTCGCGTCCTTGGGCGCGATGGGGACCATCGTGCTTCGGGGGAGCATCTCTCCGAGCGGGGCGATGTTCACCATGAAGCACACTGCGTGCTTGACGTAGAACTGGCGCGGCATGTCGAACGTAGGAGGCTCCACTACCGGGGATTTCAGACCGTCTTTCTGGTAGGTGACGAGGATCGATTCGTTGAAGTGGTCGAACGATTTCGACGAGATGACGCGGTACGGCTCGAGCTGTGCCAGCGAGACGGTTTCAAGGCGCGCCAGCGGATGGTTCGCCGCCATGCAGATGCCGGCCGGCACGGTGCCCACGGTGTAACAATCGAAATCGGGATGATCGAACGTGCCGATGGTGATGAGCGCGTCGCACTCGCCTCTGCGGATCGAGTCGAGTCCCGCCTCGCCCGTGCCGATGGCCACGTCCGTCTCCGTGCCTAGGTAGTTGTCGAAAAACGCGGCCATGTCGGTGCGCGCTTTCGCGTTGCGACAGAATGCGGGCGCGCAGAGGAACAACCGCAGTTTGGAGAGCTCTTTGGCATGGAGCTCCCCCATCTCCTCGAGCGCGTGGAACGAATCGCTGACCGGCTCCGCCTTCGCTCGGAACGTCTCGCCGAGCTGCGTGAGGGAGATGCCCTGATGATTTCGCTCGAACAAGCTTTCGCCGAACTCGCTTTCCAGATCGGTCATCGCCTTGGACATCGCCTGCACCGAGATGCCGTGTTCGCGCGCCGCCGACGACAAACTGCCGTGGTCGGCGACGGTGATGAAGTAGTTGATCTGCTTGATGTTCAAAAACCCGCCTCCTTTCGGCACGACATGCGTTGGTCGGGGTAAGCGTACCATGTAATGAACGAAGCGGAACGGACGCTTGGAAAAACGCCCTTGTTCCCGAATATTCAAAATGCGGTAAGAAATATTCAAAAAAGTGCTTGACCGAACCAAGCGATTCGACGTATAGTGATCAGGCACTTTTTTTGGGCCCGTAGCTCAGTTGGTTAGAGCGCACGCCTGATAAGCGTGAGGTCGCTGGTTCAAATCCATTCGGGCCCACCACTTTTAGCGATAAACGCTCCACCGTGAGCCGAGTTAGCCGGTGGAGCGTTTATTAATATCTAGACCAGAAAAAGCGCACCATGGGGCATTAGCTCAGCTGGGAGAGCGCGGGCTTTGCAAGCCTGAGGTCAGGGGTTCGATCCCCCTATGCTCCACCATACGTCTTCTATACGAACCCTCGCCGAACAGCGGGGGTTCGTTGTTTATGCGCCCGGCGCGCCGCTCGGCTGCGCGGAACCGCCCCCGGGCTGCCCCGCACCCGGATGTTTCACATGAAACAATTGTCGCAATCGCCCATGATAAGCGAACAAATGTTTCACATGAAACACTGCGCCGGACGTCGTGCGGCCCTGTCGTCCCCCGTTGCCCGCTGTCGCTGCTACCACGTGCATTCTGTGAGCGCAGGACGCGCGCTTCGCGCATGCGCGGGCAGCGTGGTAGAATCCCAGATCGGATACCAACCGCGAAATCGCCATCTGGGGAGTTATGAATCGAACGGAAGCACTGCGCATCTTAGGCCTCGACGACGATGCCACGCCCGAGGATGTGAAAACCGCGTACAAGGAAACGGTGCAGATCCTGCATCCGGATCGGTTCGCCAACAATAAGAAGCTCCAGGATCGTGCGACCGAGCAATTCAAAAATCTCCAAGAAGCATACGATTATCTGACCAGCGGAAAAGGTTCGCGTACCTCGGCGCGCGACCCGCGCGCCGCTGCCGAGCGCGCGCGCAGCTACACCTCGTCGAATCAGGTTGAAGCCCGCATGGCCGGCATCGCCGCCGCGCGCACGCAGCTCGTCAAGCAGCGCGACGTAGTGCTCGACGAGCGTCGCAACGGCATCGCCATGACCGTCATCGGCGGTCTTGTGGCGCTGCTCACGGGACGCCGCCCGTTCGGCCTGTTCGGCATCGTCGCGGCCATCGCGAGCGCCGCCGCCGTATGGGGCATCGTCCAAATCGTATCGTCGCAGCGCACCATCACCACGCTCAACGAGCATATCGCCGAGCTCAACAAGGAAGAACGCCGACTTGCCGAGGAGCTGGACGACGTGTAGCGCGCCGTTTCTCACGCGCCCGACCGTCGCACGGGCGCATTGTCGGCCGAAACGTTCGGAATTCAAGCGAAAAACGCACGTTTCGGCCGACAATGCATCCAGCTGTCCCGTGCTGAGCGCACGGGTCTCCGTCATCAGGATCATCGTCGCACCGCACAGGCGCGGCTTGACTAGAAAGAAGAAGGAAGGCATGAAGCAAGAGAACATCCGCAACGTCGCCATCATCGCGCACGTTGACCACGGTAAGACCACGATCGTCGACCGTCTGCTGTACGCCAGCGGCGTGTTCCGCGAGAACCAGCAGGTGGACGAGCGCGTGCTCGACAGCAACGATCAGGAGCGCGAGCGCGGTATCACCATCCTGTCCAAGAACATCTCCGTCACGTACAACGACGTGAAGATCAACGTCATCGACACGCCCGGCCACGCCGACTTCGGCGGCGAGGTGGAACGCGTGCTGAACATGGCCGACGGCGCCCTGCTCATCGTCGACGCGTTCGAGGGTCCCATGCCCCAGACGCGCTTCGTGCTGAAGCACGCGCTCGGACAGGGTCTGCGCATCATCCTCGTGGTGAACAAGATCGACCGCCCGGGCGCGCGCCCCAACGAAGTGGTCGACGAGGTGTTCGACCTCATGGTGGAGCTCGAGGCCTCCGACGCGCAGCTCGACTTCCCCGTCATCTACGCCAGCGCCATGAACGGCTATGCCCGTTACGCGCCCGATGACGACAACATGGACATGATCCCCCTGATCGAAACCATCCTCAAGGAGGTTCCGGCTCCCGATTGCGAGCCGAACGGCCCGGTGGCGCTCCAGATCTGCACGGTCGACCACTCCAGCTTCGTCGGTCGCATCGGCGTGGGGCGCCTGTTCTCCGGCACCATCCACAAGGGCGAGCCCGCGCTCGTCATCAAGAACGACGGCACGCGCTATAACACGAACATCAAGCAGGTGTTCACGTTCGAGGCGCTGGGCAAGAAAGAGCAGCAGGAAGTGCACGCCGGCGACATCGTGGCCGTGGTGGGCGTCGAGGACGCCGACATCGGCGATATGGTGACGAGCCGCGAGAACCCCGTTCGCTTCGACCCCATCCAGGTGGAAGAGCCCACGATGGCTATCGTGTTCGAGGCCTCGTCGAGCCCGCTCGTCGGTCGCGAAGGCGAGATCGTCGGAGCGCGCCAGCTCAAGGAGCGCCTCATGCGCGAGAAGGAGAGCAACATTTCCATGCGCATCGAGGAGCTTGAGGACAAGACCGGCGTGGAGGTTGCCGGCCGCGGCGTGCTGCACCTGTCGGTGCTCATGGAGACGATGCGCCGCGAGGGCTTCGAGTTCCAGGTGGGCCGTCCCCGCGTGCTCATCAAGAAGGACGAGGCCGGCCGCAAGCTCGAGCCGATCGAGGAAGCCACCGTGGACGTGCCCAGCGAGTACGCGGGCAAGGCCATCGAGGTGTTCGGCAGCGCCGGCGGCGAGATGTCCGACATGTACCAGCGCGGCGATCAGACGCACCTTGTGTTCAAGATCCCGTCCCGTGGCACGATGGGCCTGCGCACGCGCCTGCTGAACGTCACGCGCGGCGAGGCCACGATGTTCCACCACTTCTCCGAATACGGTCCTTTCCGCGGCGATATGTCGGGGCGCAAGAACGGCTCGATGATCTCCATGTCCACCGAGAAGAGCGTGGCGTACGCGCTCGACGCGCTGCAGGAGCGCGGCCGTCTGTTCGTCGGCCCCGGCGAGGACTGCTACGAGGGCATGATCGTGGGCGAGTCGTCGAAGGAAGGCGACATGGTGGTGAACATCGCCAAGTCGAAGCAGTTGGGCAACCAGCGTTCGTCGGGCGCCGACAAGGCCATCTCGCTGACGCCGCCCATCACGTTCACGCTTGAAGAGGCGCTCGAGTACATCGAGGACGACGAGCTGGTGGAGGTCACGCCGAAGAGCATCCGCCTGCGCAAGCGCATGCTGTCGGCCACCGACCGCAAGAAGGCTGCCAAGAAGTAGCCATCGCCGCCGGTTGGGATGCGGCGCGCTCTGCGTCCCAACCGGCGGGTTTATCCCTGAACCTGGCGTGGGGACTGTGAATCGATAATGGGTATATTGTGCAACGCAAGAACCCGTTTTCTCACGTGTGCGAGAATACAGCGCAGTACTTATCTCATGGGCGCTTCGGTCGGCGGTGTGACGAAGAAGCCCATGTTCGAGGGAAGGGTCATATGAAGAAAACGTACATCATGAAGACCGTATGCGCGGTGAGCCTGACGGCGGCGTGCGCATGGGGCCTGGCCGGCTGCTCGAGCGAGGGCAACGCCTCGGCCGGCACCGGCGGTGTGGCGGGCACGGTCAACGGCGTGGAAATCGCCGAAGACACCGTCACGAACTACATTCAGGGCGTGCGCGAACAGCTGGGCGCCGACGACGAAGAGTCGTGGGGCACGTGGCTTTCGCAGAACGAGTACACGCCTGCTTCCGTGCGCGAAGAAGTGTTCAACTCCTATGCCCAGCGCGAGCTTCTGAAAGAGGGCGTGGAGGAGAAGGGCATCACCGTCGAGAGTTCCGAAATCGACGAGCAGATCGACAAGGTGAAGCAGAACTACGATACCGATGAGAAGTGGCAGGCGGCGCTCGATCAGGCCGGCATGACCGAGGAGAGCTATCGCGCCGAGATCGAGCAGAAGCTCAAGGAGAACAAGCT encodes:
- the gyrB gene encoding DNA topoisomerase (ATP-hydrolyzing) subunit B, yielding MSVANKPDHYDGSDIQVLEGLEAVRKRPGMYIGSTGPRGLHHLVYEVVDNGVDEALAGFCDEIKVWIHADNSITVDDNGRGIPIDKHPKEKIPTVEVVLTILHAGGKFGGEGYKVSGGLHGVGVSVVNALSSHVEVKVRKEGKEYFIAFDRGKTSEKLRELGPTKRGNGTTVSFWPDPEIFTETTVFDYDTLANRFREMAFLNKGLKIVLYDERVTDADGNPRTEVFQYAGGIVDFVKFLNEGKETLNKPIYFEAENDDGTVEVAMQWSTSYSTNSVMAFANNINTHEGGTHLDGFKQAVTRTINEYARAKGILKEKDSNLSGDDTREGCAAIVSVKLHDPQFEGQTKTKLGNTEIRPLVQNAVTQGLAEYLEENPTPAKRIIGKATQALKAREAARKAREMTRRKGVLDSFALPGKLADCSSKTPENSEIFIVEGDSAGGSAKQARDRKTQAILPLRGKILNVERAGLHRSLSSDTISSLITAIGTNIGDDFDADQSRYHRIIIMTDADVDGAHIRILLLTFFYRYMPELINRGYIYIAQPPIFGLKKKNSRSPKIERYIYDESALSSVLAEYDDPNKFDVQRYKGLGEMDPDQLWETTMEPATRTLLQVSIDDAAEAERVVSDLMGDQVEPRKEFIQKHARDVRFLDI
- the gyrA gene encoding DNA gyrase subunit A, with product MADNNDSFDEFLNRAEEDYDAGDIEAAEQSDEDDVLDDVEDDGDESRPGAFVSEENKARSLIDMSKIANPHGSIVEGANGGEGTIVRSAYLGKEMQTSFLEYAMSVIVSRALPDVRDGLKPVHRRILYAMNESGYTPNRPHMKSARTVGDVIGKYHPHGDSAVYDTMVRLAQPFSMRVPLVDGHGNFGSIDGDGAAAMRYTESRLDKVAMELLRDLEKETVDFQPNYDESLEEPTVLPARFPNLLVNGSQGIAVGMATNIPPHNLGETIDATCLMLDDPDITTEELMKALPGPDFPTGGIIMGKKGIRDAYETGRGSLTVRAKCKVEEGKNGRSSIVVTEIPYQVNRQRLLEKLGELVREKKLPEISNIHDGADRHGIDIIIDLKKDAIPQVVLNKLYKHTQLQVGFGVIMLSLVDGAPRVLSLKEMLHYYIAHQEEVIVRRTRYELAKAEERAHILEGLIIALDNIDEIIHIIRSSQTDKEAAERMTERFALTDKQTAAILEMRLRRLTGLEHQKIEDELKELLEKIAYYKRVLSDDKLVHEIIKEELLEVKKKFGSPRRTLLSEAAKDLDVEDLIAEESMVVTMTKAGYVKRLPVATYRQQKRGGKGMQGVNLKDNDYVEHLFVASTHSYMLFFSTKGKVYRLKVYELPEASRHARGTAIVNLLPLEKGETISAVIATKDFPSDEYLMFATEHGMVKKTSMDLYDRTRRDGLIAISLKDNDRLISVKRVAQGEKVLMVSSAGKAIMWDEGEVRAMGRDTMGVRGMNVPPIAKVLGMEIAQPDTDLFVITEKGYGKRTPIAEYPEHHRGGQGVFTITMTEKKGLLAVMKIVGEDDEIMIMSEEGVCVRTPVSGISELGRSTQGVCVMKTADKDRVTAVAISSRGKKKKASGAQVEGEELDESAIDELEDGGEVGAAEIEAVEASEPTEE
- a CDS encoding MATE family efflux transporter, which produces MHRFTAARAALRKRAQRSPADKTLASDVFVLSVPLFVELFMQIMIGNINQFMLAPLGTEPAAAVGNALQILNIVTIALSAMGTASTVLVTRVLGKSSATSKVSEIATVALVVNIGLAAVMTAVLFLFWPQFFSWLHIDGSITGMASSFLLIVGSTTVVQGAFFAFTALLRSYARGGDVMRASLVMNAVNIAASAALIGGVGFVPALGVEGAAVANVVARVVGLAVACRLVLRHTEVRMRLRYLRPFPWSTLRRMLGVGIPSSGEQMNYDLAQIVILSFINVLGTTVVTVKVYCSMIAGIAYLYSIALSQATQIVLGYLFGAGKFDAVARRVWVADLIAVALTTCVSTLIWVNADAVFGLFTADPTVHELGRQVLLVEIFLGIGRALNIVMVKALIAVGDVKTPVTVNVISSWIFAVGGGYVLGIGLGWGIVGMWIAMCVDEWLRGGFLVATFARGGWRRRALERQQSPGKAAESSDAPQEAPNPAPAVSYVKPSMFVLKKPGAPGRPKEPGAISLTAIMGLLLADNGGLSHGIVQAVTDALMALWQVK
- a CDS encoding bifunctional nuclease family protein — protein: MIPVTIQTLIVSTAPSPSIVVLQPVEEIVQEGKSRIVPIWVGVNEATQMGIALEKARFSRPMTHDLFLDALTNLDAQVDHVVINDVQGSTFFARLTLRQHDRLIDLDARPSDAMALAVRQKAPIYIEEDVLERASFPYVLRREEPAAATEAELSEFKKFLEELAPEDFEG
- a CDS encoding LysR family transcriptional regulator, which codes for MNIKQINYFITVADHGSLSSAAREHGISVQAMSKAMTDLESEFGESLFERNHQGISLTQLGETFRAKAEPVSDSFHALEEMGELHAKELSKLRLFLCAPAFCRNAKARTDMAAFFDNYLGTETDVAIGTGEAGLDSIRRGECDALITIGTFDHPDFDCYTVGTVPAGICMAANHPLARLETVSLAQLEPYRVISSKSFDHFNESILVTYQKDGLKSPVVEPPTFDMPRQFYVKHAVCFMVNIAPLGEMLPRSTMVPIAPKDAKAIPICLITLKGSKPPSYQRMEQLLKGRA
- a CDS encoding J domain-containing protein encodes the protein MNRTEALRILGLDDDATPEDVKTAYKETVQILHPDRFANNKKLQDRATEQFKNLQEAYDYLTSGKGSRTSARDPRAAAERARSYTSSNQVEARMAGIAAARTQLVKQRDVVLDERRNGIAMTVIGGLVALLTGRRPFGLFGIVAAIASAAAVWGIVQIVSSQRTITTLNEHIAELNKEERRLAEELDDV